Proteins encoded in a region of the Ancylobacter sp. SL191 genome:
- a CDS encoding helix-turn-helix domain-containing protein yields the protein MSQKDLAVLSGLDKTTVERTLNGKTDPRRSTLRRMEAALVGYEREQLARLKVLLGEAKAADAAAAEAAE from the coding sequence TTGTCTCAGAAAGACCTCGCCGTCCTGTCGGGCCTCGACAAGACCACCGTGGAACGCACGCTCAACGGCAAGACCGATCCGCGTCGCTCAACGCTGCGCCGTATGGAGGCCGCTCTCGTTGGCTATGAGCGCGAGCAGCTTGCCCGGCTCAAGGTGCTGCTGGGCGAGGCAAAGGCGGCAGATGCCGCAGCGGCGGAGGCGGCGGAATGA
- a CDS encoding helix-turn-helix domain-containing protein — MTALALSGKSNCRQLSTVPAIEGLRQAAGHTMLALCAAAGVSERAYRDLVHGRAQPQPRTLIKLSRALDHLGSGSSPSPRPVLIFAFWRAAVLFLSTELGADAALALADDDGCSRPMDPAWLKAARARMLAFYLAHVELQVSLTALAEACGTSKQRVHKATRTVEDMRDDPAIDALLTRAAVAVTGNTP, encoded by the coding sequence ATGACCGCGCTGGCGCTTTCCGGCAAATCAAACTGCCGGCAGTTGTCAACCGTTCCCGCCATTGAGGGTCTGCGGCAGGCCGCCGGCCACACCATGCTGGCGCTCTGCGCTGCTGCCGGTGTGAGCGAGCGGGCTTATCGCGACCTTGTCCACGGCCGGGCGCAACCCCAGCCGCGCACCCTGATCAAGCTCTCCCGGGCGCTGGACCATCTCGGGTCCGGTTCCTCCCCCTCACCGCGGCCTGTCCTGATCTTCGCGTTCTGGCGGGCCGCGGTGCTTTTTCTTTCCACCGAGCTGGGGGCGGACGCTGCGCTTGCCCTCGCCGATGACGACGGATGCTCCCGCCCCATGGATCCCGCCTGGTTGAAGGCGGCACGGGCGCGGATGCTGGCCTTCTACCTCGCCCATGTCGAACTGCAGGTCTCGCTCACCGCGCTGGCGGAGGCTTGCGGCACGTCCAAACAGCGCGTGCACAAAGCCACCCGCACCGTGGAAGACATGCGCGACGATCCCGCGATCGACGCCCTGCTCACCCGCGCCGCCGTGGCCGTGACGGGAAACACCCCATGA
- a CDS encoding ParB N-terminal domain-containing protein: MVDELKFQVLATVAREDVDRGPPFYLLVSTCTTQVALARRDGEDRFVPVNGPYSFDQIERAAAAVLAGNPRTLTAPATPRALALGYTAFIALYRRQLEEIDAASAALSGALPLPAPERKRRPRATAQPTRGRCRPPRRACSPARRAEGEMRAIDAEPFQKAFWADFAGADRDLGAAPMLQWVKIEQLRVDPTYQRDITAEGRRSLFAIARNFDWSKFAPLIVAPIEGGLYAVIDGQHRATAAALRKIESVPCNVVIADQAKQAAAFAAVNGQVTKLSSVAIYHARVSAGDKEAVICNEVCRAADVNVLRYPVQSTLMKRGDTIAPNVILAAIARHGRDTVATALSCVTQTAEGNPGMLGKPVIEALCTVLGAAKEWRDAGEKLLEAFDDFDFKAELIAARVTHHTKGQALNGVLCARLTQYLQQKLPLPAKVGAA, translated from the coding sequence ATGGTGGATGAGCTGAAGTTTCAGGTGCTCGCCACCGTCGCGCGCGAGGATGTGGACCGGGGCCCGCCCTTCTATTTGCTGGTTTCCACCTGCACGACGCAGGTGGCGCTGGCCCGGCGGGATGGCGAGGACCGGTTCGTGCCGGTGAACGGCCCGTACAGCTTCGATCAGATCGAGCGCGCTGCCGCTGCCGTGCTGGCGGGCAACCCGCGCACGCTGACCGCGCCGGCGACGCCCCGCGCGCTGGCGCTGGGCTACACCGCCTTCATCGCCCTTTACCGCCGGCAGCTCGAGGAAATCGACGCTGCCAGCGCCGCGCTTTCCGGCGCGCTCCCCCTCCCCGCTCCGGAGAGGAAGCGCCGCCCGCGCGCGACTGCACAACCGACGCGCGGGCGGTGCCGCCCACCCAGGAGAGCCTGTTCGCCTGCACGACGTGCGGAGGGTGAGATGCGCGCCATTGATGCCGAGCCTTTCCAAAAGGCCTTTTGGGCCGACTTCGCCGGCGCCGATCGCGACCTCGGGGCGGCGCCCATGCTGCAGTGGGTGAAGATCGAGCAGCTGCGCGTCGATCCCACCTATCAGCGGGACATCACGGCCGAGGGGCGCCGCTCCCTGTTCGCGATCGCGCGGAACTTCGACTGGTCGAAGTTTGCCCCGCTGATCGTCGCGCCCATCGAGGGCGGGCTCTACGCCGTCATTGACGGCCAGCACCGCGCCACGGCGGCGGCGCTTCGGAAGATCGAGAGCGTGCCCTGCAATGTGGTCATCGCCGACCAGGCGAAGCAGGCGGCGGCTTTCGCCGCCGTGAATGGGCAGGTGACCAAGCTGTCCTCGGTCGCGATCTATCACGCGCGCGTATCGGCCGGGGACAAGGAAGCGGTCATCTGCAATGAGGTGTGCCGCGCGGCCGATGTGAACGTGCTGCGCTATCCGGTGCAGTCCACGCTGATGAAGCGCGGCGACACCATCGCACCGAATGTGATCCTTGCCGCCATCGCCCGCCACGGCCGCGACACCGTGGCGACGGCGCTTTCCTGCGTCACCCAGACGGCCGAGGGCAACCCCGGCATGTTGGGTAAGCCCGTCATTGAGGCGCTGTGCACGGTGCTCGGCGCGGCGAAGGAATGGCGGGACGCCGGCGAGAAGCTGCTCGAAGCCTTCGATGACTTCGATTTCAAGGCCGAACTCATCGCCGCCCGCGTGACCCACCACACCAAGGGCCAGGCGCTCAACGGGGTGCTCTGCGCGCGCCTCACCCAGTACCTGCAGCAGAAGCTGCCGCTGCCGGCGAAGGTGGGTGCGGCATGA
- a CDS encoding DUF7146 domain-containing protein, translating to MTRRVDKGELKSLAQDRIEDILNQLAPGGRHHRGGRAHYLVSNPMRRDRTASLCVWTRGTAAGGFKDFGDPHEVKGDVFGLVAYLNGKSITDFVFARDWLLDFLGLGSMSAAEREAAAQARAKRQQENAEAEERRRRAAHQRAHQVWMGAKLLMPGTPAWRYLQSRGIPLDKVPHYSGDLRYLPAAEWWMGAQWGTRIENGREQRYKVQPGPRYPAIVTPLRDAAGSLKALHYTFLAPDGSGKAPVDKPKLIYPEQLGLSMWIAHGPSGLDPCQADSAGASGPLCITEGLEDALSAALAVPELRVWGAVSLGNLAQQPVNRPCVSEIYIAAQNDWGKAAALAELERAETQLARAGKPMARLQAHTGKDLNDTLLGKE from the coding sequence ATGACCCGCCGCGTCGACAAGGGCGAGCTGAAATCGCTCGCCCAGGATCGGATCGAGGACATTCTCAACCAGCTCGCGCCGGGCGGGCGGCACCATCGGGGCGGGCGGGCGCATTACCTCGTCTCCAACCCGATGCGGCGAGACCGCACGGCCTCGCTCTGTGTGTGGACGCGCGGCACCGCCGCCGGGGGCTTCAAGGATTTCGGCGACCCCCACGAGGTGAAGGGCGATGTGTTCGGCCTGGTGGCCTACCTGAACGGTAAATCCATCACGGACTTCGTCTTCGCGCGGGACTGGCTGCTCGATTTCCTTGGCCTCGGCTCGATGAGCGCGGCCGAGCGCGAGGCGGCGGCGCAGGCCCGCGCCAAGCGGCAGCAGGAGAATGCCGAGGCGGAAGAACGCCGCCGGCGCGCCGCCCACCAGCGGGCGCACCAGGTGTGGATGGGTGCCAAGCTGCTGATGCCGGGCACGCCGGCGTGGCGCTACCTGCAGAGCCGGGGCATCCCGCTCGACAAGGTGCCGCACTATTCCGGTGATCTGCGCTATCTGCCCGCCGCCGAATGGTGGATGGGCGCGCAGTGGGGCACCCGGATCGAGAACGGGCGGGAACAGCGCTACAAGGTGCAGCCCGGCCCGCGCTACCCCGCCATTGTCACGCCGCTGCGCGACGCGGCCGGCTCGCTCAAGGCGCTGCACTACACATTCCTTGCGCCGGATGGCAGCGGCAAGGCGCCGGTGGACAAGCCGAAGCTGATCTATCCCGAGCAGCTGGGGCTTTCCATGTGGATCGCGCACGGGCCTTCCGGCCTCGATCCCTGCCAGGCGGATTCGGCCGGCGCCAGCGGGCCGCTGTGCATCACCGAGGGCTTGGAAGACGCGCTGTCGGCCGCGCTGGCGGTGCCGGAACTGCGCGTCTGGGGCGCGGTGTCGCTCGGCAATCTGGCGCAGCAGCCGGTGAACCGACCGTGCGTGAGCGAGATCTACATCGCCGCACAGAACGACTGGGGCAAGGCCGCCGCGCTTGCCGAGCTTGAGCGCGCCGAGACC